Proteins found in one Oncorhynchus mykiss isolate Arlee chromosome 17, USDA_OmykA_1.1, whole genome shotgun sequence genomic segment:
- the LOC110493759 gene encoding protein dpy-30 homolog isoform X1 has translation MADDHTDADQSMEVHTPTAENPHSEYGLTDNIQRIVENEKANTEKVSKQKVDLQSLPTRAYLDQTVVPILLQGLSVLAKERPANPIEFLAAFLLKNKSQFEDRN, from the exons ATCACACGGACGCAGACCAATCTATGGAGGTGCACACTCCA ACAGCTGAAAACCCCCATTCTGAATATGGACTGACGGACAACATCCAG AGAATAGTGGAAAACGAGAAAGCCAACACAGAGAAGGTCTCCAAACAGAAGGTGGATCTGCAGTCGCTCCCCACGAGGGCATATTTGGATCAGACAGTGGTGCCCATCCTTCTTCAAGGCTTATCTGTGCTGGCCAAGGAAAG ACCTGCAAATCCTATTGAATTCTTAGCAGCCTTCCTTCTCAAGAACAAATCACAGTTTGAAGATCGAAATTAA
- the LOC110493759 gene encoding protein dpy-30 homolog isoform X2: MEVHTPTAENPHSEYGLTDNIQRIVENEKANTEKVSKQKVDLQSLPTRAYLDQTVVPILLQGLSVLAKERPANPIEFLAAFLLKNKSQFEDRN, translated from the exons ATGGAGGTGCACACTCCA ACAGCTGAAAACCCCCATTCTGAATATGGACTGACGGACAACATCCAG AGAATAGTGGAAAACGAGAAAGCCAACACAGAGAAGGTCTCCAAACAGAAGGTGGATCTGCAGTCGCTCCCCACGAGGGCATATTTGGATCAGACAGTGGTGCCCATCCTTCTTCAAGGCTTATCTGTGCTGGCCAAGGAAAG ACCTGCAAATCCTATTGAATTCTTAGCAGCCTTCCTTCTCAAGAACAAATCACAGTTTGAAGATCGAAATTAA